From the genome of Armatimonadota bacterium:
GGAGGGCGAAGAGCAGGAAGAGCCCGCGCTGGACGAAGAGGTCCATCCCGCCCCGCCAGGCGGCGGCCAGGAAGACCAGGGCAAAGGCGAGCGCCGTCCCCCGGCAGGCGAGGGCGAGGAGACGGGACATCATCGGCCCGCCCTCACGACGGCCCACGCCCGGGCAGTGGCGCGCGGGCCCGCACCGGTGCCCCGCGCCCGTGGGTGACCATCACCAGCCCCCTACCGCGGCAGGCCGGCCGGCGGCTGCATGGAGGCCGGGACGCGCACCCCCACCTCGCGGTAGTAGCGCAGCGCGCCGGGGTGGAGCGGGTAGCCGGTCTCCAGCACCGTGCGCGGCGTGAGGCCCTCGGCCGGCTTGTAGATGCTCACCACCGTGGCGAAGTTGTCGAAGACCGCCTTGGTGATGCGGTAGACCAGGTCGGCCTCCAGGTCATGCCGCGCCGCCATCACCGCCCAGGGGGCCAGCACCCGCGCCCGGCCGGCGCCCCGGTAGGCCTCGCTGAAGTCGGCCTCCGCCACCGGGACCTGCGGCAGACGCTCCCGCACCAGCGCCACCTCCTCGTCGGTGAGGGACAGCACGCGCAACGGCTCGCGCAGTCCCACCTCGCCGTAGGGCGGCGCAATCCCGCCGGCCACGACGGCGTCGATGTCTCCGCTCTGCAGCCCCGCCGCGGCCTCGCTGTGCGGGAAGTGGTAGAGGCGGGAGGGACGGATGCGCAGGACCTCGAGCAGCCGCGTCCCCACCGCCTCGGCCAGGGAGCCGCGGGTGAGCACGTTGATACGTTTCCCGTTCAGGTCGGCGAAGCCACGGATGCCGCTGGCCTGCTTGGCGATGAAGTGGACGTAGAGCGGCGGATTGGTCGGGTACATCTGCAGCGGGAACTTCCGCGCGTCGGTGTACGGTGGCCGGCGCTCCAGCACCTGGAAGCCGTCCACCGTCACCACCACGGCGATGTCGCCCAGCCCCTGGGCCAGGCGTTGCGCGTTGGCGCCGTATCCCGGGGTCCCCTGCACCGTTGGCACGGCCACCCCGCGCAGGTGGTCGAGGATCACCTGGTGGAGGCCGACCGCCTGCTGGTACCCGGCGCCGCCCACCACGCCGCCCAGGATGGTGAGGCGGACCTGCGCCGCCGCCGGCCCGACGACCGCAAGCAGGAGCGTCAGGACGGCGGGGAGCACCGGGCCGCCCCAGCCCCGCGAGCGTGCGCCCCCGCTCACCTCAGCATACCGCCACCTGCCGTGCCTCATGCGCTCCCCCCTCTCCACACCGCTCATCCTGACCCCGCCCCGCGCGTCGCCATGGCCCGCGACGGAGGCGCGGTACTCTCCCGGACGATCAGGCGCGGACGCAGCACCACACCGCGGCCCGCGCCACCATCTCGCAGCTGCAGCAGCAACTCCAGGGCGCGCCGCCCCAGCTCGTCCATCGGGATGTGCACCGAGGTGAGGGCCGGCACGGTCACCGCGGCCAGCGGGGTGTCGTCGAACCCCACGACCGACACGTCCCCCGGGACGCCCACGCCGCGTTCGTACAGCGCGCGGATGGCGCCCACTGCCGCCTGGTCGTTGGGGGCCACGAGGGCCGTCGGTGGCGGCCCCTGTGCCCACAGCCGCTCCACCCCGCGGCGGCCGCCCGCCGGGGTGAAGTCGGCCGGCACGACGTAGCGGGACGCCACGCGCACGCCGGCGTGGCGCAGCGCCCGGCGGTAGCCGGTGAGGCGGTCGCGTGCCGAGGTCGAGCCCGCCGGGCCGACCAGGCAGGCGATGCGCCGGTGCCCCAGCGCCAGGAGGTGGCGCGTGGCCAGGGCGCCCGCCGCGACGTTGTCCACGCGCACCGACGGCACCCGCGCCGGATGCCGCCCGATGGCCACGACCGGCAGCCGGCCCCCCAGCACGGTCAGGTCGGCCGGACCGAAGGCCCCGCCGGCTACGACCAGGCCGTCCACGCGCCGCTCCGCCAGCATCTGCAGGGCTGCGCGCTGCCGCTCCGGCCGACGGTCGGTGTTGCACAGGATGACGGCCAGCCCACGCTGCCAGGCCGCGTCCTCGATCCCGCGGAGGATGACGGCGTAGTACGGGTTGCTCACGTCGGGGACGAGCAGGCCCACGGCGCTCGTGGCCCGGCGGAGGAGGCTGCGCGCCACCATGTTGGGCAGGTAGCCCAGCCCGCGCGCCGCCTGCAGCACCCGTGCCCGCACCTCCGGCCGCACCGGGTGCGGCGTCCCGTTGAGCACGCGGGAAACCGTGGCCGGCGAGACCCCGGCGCGGGCGGCCACGTCGACGATGGTGGCGGGGCGGGTCATCGCTGCGGGTCTAGACCGTGACGACCACCTTGATGGCGTCGTCCAGCCGCCGGGCCGCCGTCTCCAGCGCCTGCGGCAGCTGGTCGAGGGGGAAACGGTGGGTGATGAAAGGGCGTCCGGAGATCTTGCCCTGGGCCATGAGCGCCAGCCCCCGCCTGACCGCGCCGCGCCCCTCCCCGCGGATCCCGTAGAGGGTGATGTTGTGCCGCACCAGGTGAGCGGTGTCCACCGGGACGGGATCGCGGCTGAAGGCGGCCAGGCAGATGCGCCCGCCCCGCTTCGTGGCGTAGAGTGCCTCGTTCACAGCGTTGGGGGCGCCCGCGCACTCCAGCACCAGATCCACCCCCAGCCCGTCGGTGAGGCGCCGGACCTCCTGCACCACGTCGGCCTCGCGCACGTTGATCGTGTGGTCCGCCCCGAGCTCCCGTCCCAACCGCAGGCGGTTCTCCCGCGTGCCGGTGAGGATGACCTCGGCCCCGAGCGCCTTCCCGCAGGCCACGCCCATGAGCCCGATCGGCCCCGGCCCCGTGACCAGCAGCGTCTCCCCGGCGACCGGCCCGCCCAGCGTGTCCAGGCCGTACAGGGCCGTCCCGGCGGTGACGATGAGCGTCGCCTCGTCGAACGGGAGGTGGTCGGGCAGACGGAAGAGGGTGTTCACGCGGTTCACCGCGTACTCGGCGAAGCCGCCGTCGGTGGTGAAGCCGTTGGCGCGGTGGCCGCGGCCGCGGAAGGAGTAGTTCAGGCAGGCCGTGTACATGCCGTGGCGGCAGCGCTCGCACCGCCCGCACCCGGCGTGGACCTCGACGACCACCCGGTCGCCCACGCGGAACTCGTCGACGTCCGGCCCGAGCGCCGCCACCGTGCCCACGTACTCGTGCCCCAGCACGTGCCCCTTGTGGAAGGGGAGCTCCCCCTCGATGAGGGCGGGGAGGCCGTGGTGGAGGATCTCCAGGTCGGTGGCGCAGACCGCCACAGCCGCCACCTTGACCAGCACCTCCGCAGGCCCCGGCCGCGGGACCGGCTTCGTCACCCGCTGCAGTTCCCCGGGACCTCCGAGGGCCCAGGCCGTCATCGTCTCGGGGATGCGCCCCACGTCAGCCGTCCGCGCCTGCATCGCCCGTCCCTCCCGCTCTCCCCCACCCGCGCTCACGTCGAGCTGGCAGCCGCTGATCCGCCGACCCGATGGCCCTCCAGGAAGTCGAGGAGGAGCCCGACGGCCGCGTCGGCGTAGCGCGGGTCGTTGAGGTCGGCGTCGAGCTCCACGTACCGCACGTCCTCCCCGCACGCCTCCCGGACGGCCCGCCGCAGGTGCTCGTTGGCGTCGGGATCGTGCAGGGCCCCACCCGGACTCCCCACTTCCGACCACCCCCGCAGCGGGTAGAGGAAGGCTGTGGGCCCGCGAGCCGCGTTCAGCCGCTCCGCCAGCAGCCCGCCGACGCGCGCCAGCTCCTCCCCCGTGGTCCGCACGTTGGTGTTGTACGGGTTGTGGCGGTGTGTGGGGCGCCCGCGGCAGCGCGCCGGGACCGTCTCTGGAGGCCCGAAAACGAAGTAATCCAGCCCACCGGGTCCCACGACCTGGGGGAGACCGGTGCGGCCGGCGGCCACCAGGCGCGGCCGGAGCGGCGCGTAGATGTCGTCCGCCCACACCTCGCCGAGCAGCTCGTGCGTCGTCAGGTCGAGGACACCGGCGAAGAGCCCGCGCTCGAGGAGGGTCTCCATGGCGCTCCCGCCGCACCCGGAGGCGTGGAAGGGCACCGGCTCGTACCCGCGCCGGCGAAGCCAGTCCATGGCCCGCTCCACCGCGCGCTGGGTGTTGCCGAGCGCGGTGAGCGCCACCGCCGGGGCCCACTCCTCCAGCGGCGGCCGGCCGGGCGGGGCAGGGAGGATCATGCCGGCCATCATCCCCGCCGCCCGTTCGAGGAGCGGACGGGTCAGGCGGTTCGGCCCGCCCAGCAGGTCGGCCACCGCCGGCAGCACGGCGATGTCGCTGCTGCCGAGGTAAGGGCGCAGGTTGCCCGAGGCCACCGTGGAGACGAGGAGCTTGGGCAGGCCGAGGGGCAGGTCGCGCATGGCCATGGCACCCGCGGTCGTGCCCTGGTTGCCGCCCAGCCCGACGACACCTGCCAGGTCCCCGGCCGCGTGCCAGGCCGCCAGCAGGCGCGCCGCCTCGCGCCCCACCACCGCCAGGGCCTCGTCCCGCCGCCCGGGCAGGCGCGCGGAGGCGGCGCGCACGACATCCACCTCACCGTCGTGGCGCGGCGTGGGGCGCAGCCCCACGTCCACCAGGCGCGGCACCAGGCCGCGCACCCGCAGGCGGTCGGCCAGGTAGCGGGCCTCCTCCCCCTTCGTGTCCAGCGTGGCCACGACGGCCACGACCGGCGCGCTCACCGCTCCACCACCCACCGCCGCGCCGCGTCCGCCAGGAGGGCGGTGCGGGCGGCGTCCTCCAGGTACTGGGCCAGGTAGAAGGCGCTGCGCAGCGTGGGGCCCACCGTCACCGTGCCGTGCTCCGCCAGGATGGCCGCGGTGATGGCCGGGTCGGCGAACGCACGCCCCACCGCGTCGGCCAGCTCCTGCGACCCCGAGGGCGCGGGCGGGACGAGCGCCAGCTTGCCCCCCAGAAACGCCCGCGCCGCTCCGGTAAGGAGCGGCGGCAGGGCGTGCACGGCGGCGAAGGCCACCGTGTGCGGCGGGTGGAGGTGGGCGATGGCCCCCACGTCGGGTCGCCGGCGGTAGATGGCCAGGTGGAAGTGGCGCTCCTTGCTGGGGGCGCGGTCGCTGGCCTCCAGGACGTGGCCCTCCAGGTCCAGCAGGAGGACGTCCTCGACGGTCATGTCCCCCATGGCCAGCCCGGTGGCCTTGATGAGGATGCGGTCGGTGCCGGGGACGCGCACGCTCAGGTTGCCGCTGATGCCGGGGACGAGGCCCATAGCGTAGGCGCGGTGCGCCACCGCCACCAGCTCCTCGCGCAGGCCGGCGACGGGGTCCACGGCCACGGGATCGGTCAGGGGCTCCACGCCCGCTCGGGAAAGTCGCGCCGGGTGATCTCCACCGGGAAGGTGCGCACCTCCTGGACGAAGTCGGCGAGGTGGCGGGCCATGCGGCGGAAGATCTCCTGCCCTTTCTCCGCCGTGGCCCGAAAGGGGTTGCCGATGGTGGCGGTGTCCGAGTACTCGTGGTGCTCCATGGGCACCCAGATGTTCTCGGAGTCCTGGAAGATCACCGTCCCCGTCCCGTCCTTCTTGCTGAAGGCCGGGCCCATCCAGCGCGGGGCGTGGGCCCGGTCGGCGACGGCCACGGCCATGTTCACCAGCGCCGGGTGGACGGCCATGATGAACACGGAGACCTTCGACCAGGTCGCTGTGGAGCGAGCCCGGCTGGGCCGGGCGGCGGCCTTCCTCACCGAGGGGATGGTCCTGCCGGTGGAGTTTCACGAGGGCCGGCCGATCGGCGTGGTCTTCCCTGACATCGTCGAGGTGCGGGTGGTCGAGACCGCGGCCCCCGCCCACGGGGCGGGCCCCGACACCGTCTGGAAGGAGGCGAAGCTGGAGAACGGGCTCACTGTCCAGGTCCCGCCGTTCATCGCTGCCGGCGAGTGGATTCGCGTGGAGGTGGAGACCGGGGCCTACGTCGAGCGGGCCAAGCGCAGGTAGCCGCCTGGCGGTTCGGCTGCGCGGCCCGGCCCGGTCCGGCCTTGGTACCCTCCGCCATCGATGCCGCGGCGCGCGCCGGAGCTGTCGTCATTGCGTCATCCGGGGCCGCCAGTGCACGCGGGTGACTGCGGTGGGCTCGCTCATCGCGGCTCCCCTCTGCGTTGCCCAAGCTCGCACGCCGTAACCGCCAAGATGGCCTTCACGGCCGCGCTGGCGGGATGGGCGCCGGCGGCGCCCCCGCTCCAGGGGACAGGAGCGGCACTGTCCTGAAGAGCGCCCACAGCGTCAGGTCGTAGACGGCCTTCAGCCCGCCGGCCAGCACGAACGGGAGACCGCCCGCCGCCGCCTGCAGGGCGAGGCCGGAGAGCAGCGGGGCCACGCTCGCCGCTGTGGGGCGCACGGCGTTGGTGATCCCCGCCGCGGCGGTCCGCTCCTCCGGCGCCACGAGGGCCAGGGTGTAGGCCTGGCGCGTGGGCACGTCCATCTGCGAGAGGGCGTGACGGAGCAGCAGTACGCCCGCGGCGGCCGGCCAGGTGGGCATGAGCGGCACCAGGGCGAGGAGCACATTGGAGGGAAGGTGGGTGAAGACCATCGTGTTCAGCAGCCCGATGCGCCGGCTCAGGCGGGCCGCGGCCAGGTAGGAGAGCGCGGAGAGGAGGTTCGTCCCGAAGAAGAGCGGGCCGAGCTCCGCCAGGTCCACGCCGAAGCGCTGGTGGAACCAGAAGGCCACCAGGCTCTGGACCACCAGCCCGCCGGCCAGCGCGTCCAGCCCGAAGAGCCCGGTGAGGCGCAGGACGATGCGGCGGGAGCGGCGCAGCCCTCCCCCACCCCCGCCGGCGACCGGCGCCTCCACCCGGTCCGAGAGGCGCCCGTACAGCGCGGCCAGCACGAGCCCCGTGGCGGCGAAGGCCCAGACCAGTCCCCGCTGGGCCCCGGCGTCCGGCACGCCGAGGAGGGCGAGGACAGACGGGACGGCGCCCGCCGCCAGCGCGCCCAGGGCCACGGCCACCGTCCCCACCAGGTTGTACCAGGCGAAGAGCCCTACCTCAGGGGCCCCGCGGCTCACCTCCGGGAGCGCCGCCTGCTCCAGGGGGAAGAAGGGGCCGACCTCGTAGCCGCTCGGGCTGATCGTCCCCGCCAGCGCCGCCAGCAGCAGCAGCCAGGGCGGCGCGCCCAGGGCGTAGACGGCCCCGCTCACTGCCATCAGCAGGGCGA
Proteins encoded in this window:
- a CDS encoding MFS transporter, translated to MSETRRLGTVTSDAGLLFAARALRMFAYGFLSVVLALYLSDLGLTPAQVGGLFTAALLGGAVTTGAVGTLAGRWGRRGVLRRFALLMAVSGAVYALGAPPWLLLLAALAGTISPSGYEVGPFFPLEQAALPEVSRGAPEVGLFAWYNLVGTVAVALGALAAGAVPSVLALLGVPDAGAQRGLVWAFAATGLVLAALYGRLSDRVEAPVAGGGGGGLRRSRRIVLRLTGLFGLDALAGGLVVQSLVAFWFHQRFGVDLAELGPLFFGTNLLSALSYLAAARLSRRIGLLNTMVFTHLPSNVLLALVPLMPTWPAAAGVLLLRHALSQMDVPTRQAYTLALVAPEERTAAAGITNAVRPTAASVAPLLSGLALQAAAGGLPFVLAGGLKAVYDLTLWALFRTVPLLSPGAGAPPAPIPPARP
- a CDS encoding Tm-1-like ATP-binding domain-containing protein, translating into MSAPVVAVVATLDTKGEEARYLADRLRVRGLVPRLVDVGLRPTPRHDGEVDVVRAASARLPGRRDEALAVVGREAARLLAAWHAAGDLAGVVGLGGNQGTTAGAMAMRDLPLGLPKLLVSTVASGNLRPYLGSSDIAVLPAVADLLGGPNRLTRPLLERAAGMMAGMILPAPPGRPPLEEWAPAVALTALGNTQRAVERAMDWLRRRGYEPVPFHASGCGGSAMETLLERGLFAGVLDLTTHELLGEVWADDIYAPLRPRLVAAGRTGLPQVVGPGGLDYFVFGPPETVPARCRGRPTHRHNPYNTNVRTTGEELARVGGLLAERLNAARGPTAFLYPLRGWSEVGSPGGALHDPDANEHLRRAVREACGEDVRYVELDADLNDPRYADAAVGLLLDFLEGHRVGGSAAASST
- a CDS encoding class II aldolase/adducin family protein translates to MEPLTDPVAVDPVAGLREELVAVAHRAYAMGLVPGISGNLSVRVPGTDRILIKATGLAMGDMTVEDVLLLDLEGHVLEASDRAPSKERHFHLAIYRRRPDVGAIAHLHPPHTVAFAAVHALPPLLTGAARAFLGGKLALVPPAPSGSQELADAVGRAFADPAITAAILAEHGTVTVGPTLRSAFYLAQYLEDAARTALLADAARRWVVER
- a CDS encoding LacI family DNA-binding transcriptional regulator, with product MTRPATIVDVAARAGVSPATVSRVLNGTPHPVRPEVRARVLQAARGLGYLPNMVARSLLRRATSAVGLLVPDVSNPYYAVILRGIEDAAWQRGLAVILCNTDRRPERQRAALQMLAERRVDGLVVAGGAFGPADLTVLGGRLPVVAIGRHPARVPSVRVDNVAAGALATRHLLALGHRRIACLVGPAGSTSARDRLTGYRRALRHAGVRVASRYVVPADFTPAGGRRGVERLWAQGPPPTALVAPNDQAAVGAIRALYERGVGVPGDVSVVGFDDTPLAAVTVPALTSVHIPMDELGRRALELLLQLRDGGAGRGVVLRPRLIVRESTAPPSRAMATRGAGSG
- a CDS encoding creatininase family protein, which gives rise to MAVHPALVNMAVAVADRAHAPRWMGPAFSKKDGTGTVIFQDSENIWVPMEHHEYSDTATIGNPFRATAEKGQEIFRRMARHLADFVQEVRTFPVEITRRDFPERAWSP
- a CDS encoding zinc-binding dehydrogenase translates to MQARTADVGRIPETMTAWALGGPGELQRVTKPVPRPGPAEVLVKVAAVAVCATDLEILHHGLPALIEGELPFHKGHVLGHEYVGTVAALGPDVDEFRVGDRVVVEVHAGCGRCERCRHGMYTACLNYSFRGRGHRANGFTTDGGFAEYAVNRVNTLFRLPDHLPFDEATLIVTAGTALYGLDTLGGPVAGETLLVTGPGPIGLMGVACGKALGAEVILTGTRENRLRLGRELGADHTINVREADVVQEVRRLTDGLGVDLVLECAGAPNAVNEALYATKRGGRICLAAFSRDPVPVDTAHLVRHNITLYGIRGEGRGAVRRGLALMAQGKISGRPFITHRFPLDQLPQALETAARRLDDAIKVVVTV
- a CDS encoding TAXI family TRAP transporter solute-binding subunit, whose amino-acid sequence is MLPAVLTLLLAVVGPAAAQVRLTILGGVVGGAGYQQAVGLHQVILDHLRGVAVPTVQGTPGYGANAQRLAQGLGDIAVVVTVDGFQVLERRPPYTDARKFPLQMYPTNPPLYVHFIAKQASGIRGFADLNGKRINVLTRGSLAEAVGTRLLEVLRIRPSRLYHFPHSEAAAGLQSGDIDAVVAGGIAPPYGEVGLREPLRVLSLTDEEVALVRERLPQVPVAEADFSEAYRGAGRARVLAPWAVMAARHDLEADLVYRITKAVFDNFATVVSIYKPAEGLTPRTVLETGYPLHPGALRYYREVGVRVPASMQPPAGLPR